A single region of the Mustelus asterias unplaced genomic scaffold, sMusAst1.hap1.1 HAP1_SCAFFOLD_3056, whole genome shotgun sequence genome encodes:
- the LOC144490239 gene encoding putative G-protein coupled receptor 139, with the protein MHGRISGVVYAIYYPILAAIGVPVNLMAIVILSRGRCGLSKCITRYLVSMAVTDLLVVVTAVIFNRIIGIYFPVSFLSLTPACTLSTVIIYAATESSVWLTVVFTFDRYVAICCQKLQANYCTEKTAAVVIGMVCLLSCLKSIPWYFMYEPLYIMNNVPWFCNIKSAFYTSFSWTAYDWFARILNPILPFLLILLFNALTVRHILAASRSRRRLRAHSSADNQSDPEMKNRKKSVVLLFAISGSFILLWMTYVLDFLYVKITNEAYFGGSNFNDPKFIRQESGNMLQLLSCCTNTCIYAVTQRKFREELKHAAIYIGSLVVSIVK; encoded by the exons TACTATCCAATTcttgctgccattggagttccag TTAACTTGATGGCGATTGTGATCCTCTCCCGAGGaaggtgtggtctctccaaatgcatcactCGATATCTGGTTTCCATGGCAGTGACGGATCTCCTTGTCGTTGTCACCGCTGTGATCTTCAACCGGATTATTGGCATTTATTTTCCAGTAAGTTTTTTGTCGTTGACTCCAGCCTGTACTCTGAGTACTGTGATAATCTATGCAGCCACGGAGAGTTCTGTCTGGTTAACCGTCGTTTTCACCTTTGATCGTTATGTAGCCATTTGCTGCCAGAAACTGCAAGCAAACTATTGCACCGAGAAAACAGCAGCTGTGGTGATTGGAATGGTCTGTTTGTTGAGTTGTTTAAAAAGCATTCCCTGGTATTTTATGTATGAACCGCTCTATATAATGAACAATGTGCCATGGTTTTGTAATATAAAGTCAGCTTTCTACACTTCCTTCTCATGGACAGCCTATGATTGGTTTGCACGTATATTAAATCCCATTCTGCCATTCCTTCTGATTTTGTTGTTTAATGCACTGACCGTCAGACACATCCTGGCGGCTAGTAGATCCCGCCgtcgactccgggctcacagcagtgcagATAATCAGAgtgatccagaaatgaagaacAGGAAGAAATCTGTTGTTTTACTCTTCGCCATCTCAGGAAGTTTCATTCTGTTGTGGATGACATACGTTTTGGATTTCCTCTATGTGAAAATTACAAATGAAGCATATTTCGGAGGATCCAATTTCAATGACCCAAAATTTATTCGCCAAGAAAGTGGAAACATGCTGCAGCTGCTGAGCTGTTGCACTAACACGTGTATTTATGCAGTGACGCAGAGGAAATTCCGAGAAGAATTGAAACATGCAGCAATATATATTGGCAGTCTCGTTGTAAGCATAGTAAAGTAG